One segment of Drosophila mauritiana strain mau12 chromosome 3R, ASM438214v1, whole genome shotgun sequence DNA contains the following:
- the LOC117144923 gene encoding uncharacterized protein LOC117144923 isoform X2, with product MGSLSFGYSLLLEFVLISASSYAQNAPWNAVAPSYLSIDIYGNCQAHDRPLIGKCVRYVDCISAMQAVPRVTPLLCPSSWPNQLVCCPHGGYLIPPPSISKSEQACANAYPRAHHKHRRRRRNTNPKLDQVELVEPIVQKRNQSQNLLVGGRLTQENEHPYMCALGWPSRTNRWIHEHGSSKRRYMFNCGCAMIAPRFAITAAHCASVGNPRRWR from the exons TTGCTTCTAGAGTTCGTCTTAATTTCGGCGTCATC ATATGCACAGAATGCGCCTTGGAACGCAGTAGCTCCATCGTATCTATCGATTGACATCTACGGAAATTGCCAAGCCCACGATCGTCCGCTGATTGGGAAATGTGTGCGGTACGTGGATTGCATCAGTGCCATGCAGGCAGTGCCCCGGGTGACACCACTACTCTGTCCGTCCTCGTGGCCCAATCAGCTGGTTTGCTGTCCACACGGCGGATACTTGATACCACCGCCCAGCATCTCCAAGAGCGAACAAG CCTGTGCCAATGCCTATCCAAGAGCTCACCACAAGCACCGTCGACGCCGTCGGAATACGAACCCTAAACTGGATCAAGTGGAACTAGTTGAGCCAATTGTACAAAAGCGCAATCAGAGCCAGAATTTGCTGGTGGGCGGCAGACTCACCCAGGAGAACGAGCATCCCTATATG TGCGCCCTCGGTTGGCCGTCCCGCACAAACAGATGGATTCATGAGCACGGTTCCAGCAAGCGGCGGTACATGTTCAACTGTGGCTGCGCCATGATTGCGCCTCGGTTCGCCATAACGGCAGCCCACTGTGCCAGCGTCG GGAACCCCCGTCGGTGGCGTTGA
- the LOC117144921 gene encoding serine protease snake isoform X1, with protein sequence MIILWSLIVHLQLTCLHLILQTPNLEALDALEIINYQTTKYTIPEVWKEQPLATIGEDVDDQVDEDEESYLKFGDDAEVRTSVSEGLHEGAFCRRSFDGRSGYCILAYQCLHVIREYRVHGTRIDICTHRNNVPVICCPLADKHVLAQRISATKCQEYNAAARRLHLADTGRTFSGKQCVPSVPLIVGGTPTRHGLFPHMAALGWTQGSGSKDQDIKWGCGGALVSELYVLTAAHCATSGSKPPDMVRLGARQLNETSATQQDIKILIIVLHPKYRSSAYYHDIALLKLTRRAKFSEHVRPACLWQLPELQIPTVVAAGWGRTEFLGAKSNALRQVDLDVVPQMTCKQIYRKERRLPRGIIEGQFCAGYLPGGRDTCQGDSGGPIHALLPEYNCVAFVVGITSFGKFCAAPNAPGVYTRLYSYLDWIEKIAFKQH encoded by the exons ATGATAATACTTTGGTCCCTAATCGTGCATCTTCAATTGACATGCTTGCACTTAATCCTGCAGACTCCAAATCTTGAGG CTCTCGATGCCCTTGAAATAATCAACTACCAGACCACCAAGTACACAATTCCCGAAGTTTGGAAAGAGCAGCCGTTGGCCACCATTGGCGAGGACGTAGATGACCAGGTCGACGAAGATGAGGAAAGCTATCTGAAGTTCGGCGACGATGCCGAGGTTCGAACTTCGGTTTCGGAAGGACTGCACGAGGGTGCCTTCTGTCGGCGGAGCTTCGATGGCCGGAGTGGATACTGCATCCTGGCCTACCAGTGCCTTCACGTCATCCGGGAGTATCGGGTGCATGGCACTCGCATCGACATCTGCACCCATCGCAACAATGTCCCTGTCATCTGTTGTCCATTGGCGGACAAGCATGTGCTGGCTCAGCGCATAAGTGCCACCA AGTGCCAGGAGTACAATGCTGCTGCCAGAAGGCTCCACTTGGCGGACACCGGACGCACATTCTCTGGGAAGCAGTGCGTGCCCAGTGTTCCGCTGATAGTCGGTGGAACACCCACTCGGCACGGACTCTTCCCCCACATGGCCGCCTTGGGATGGACGCAGGGCAGTGGCTCCAAGGATCAGGATATAAAGTGGGGCTGTGGAGGCGCCCTGGTTAGCGAACTGTATGTCCTGACCGCTGCCCACTGTGCCACCTCTGGTAG CAAACCACCGGACATGGTTCGCTTGGGCGCTCGCCAGTTGAACGAGACCAGCGCGACCCAGCAGGACATCAAGATCCTCATCATCGTGCTGCATCCGAAGTACAGATCCTCGGCATATTACCACGATATTGCCCTGCTCAAGCTGACCAGAAGGGCCAAGTTCTCGGAGCATGTGCGTCCTGCTTGCCTGTGGCAACTGCCGGAGCTCCAGATACCCACTGTGGTGGCCGCCGGTTGGGGACGCACCGAGTTCCTGGGCGCCAAGTCGAATGCCCTGCGCCAGGTGGACCTGGACGTAGTCCCGCAGATGACCTGCAAGCAGATCTATCGCAAGGAGCGACGTCTGCCCAGGGGAATAATCGAGGGTCAGTTTTGTGCGGGATATTTGCCAGGCGGCAGGGACACCTGCCAGGGTGACTCCGGCGGTCCCATTCATGCCCTGCTGCCGGAATACAACTGCGTGGCCTTCGTGGTGGGCATCACCTCGTTCGGAAAATTCTGTGCGGCTCCCAATGCCCCAGGAGTTTACACCAGGCTATATAGCTACCTGGATTGGATTGAGAAGATTGCCTTCAAGCAGCACtag
- the LOC117143337 gene encoding small lysine-rich protein 1, with amino-acid sequence MVGKSKKKRNSKDSTSSNAGSGEGEEKKKKEGGKKKGGVGKSIGCDIFNDAAMENAYYVCHNVQDVLKSRGFAWPDGQKKKKKGKR; translated from the exons ATGGTAGGGAAGAGCAAAAAGAAGCGCAATAGCAAGGATTCTACATCCAGTAATGCAGGAAGTGGCGAAGGCgaggagaagaagaagaaagaGGGCGGCAAGAAGAAAGGGGGCGTGGGAAAGTCCATTGGTTGCGACATTTTCAATGACGCCGCCATGGAAAACGCCTACTATGTCTGCCATAATGTTCAG gACGTTCTGAAGTCAAGAGGATTTGCTTGGCCGGATGGccaaaagaagaaaaagaagggAAAGCGCTAA
- the LOC117144923 gene encoding serine protease snake isoform X1: protein MGSLSFGYSLLLEFVLISASSYAQNAPWNAVAPSYLSIDIYGNCQAHDRPLIGKCVRYVDCISAMQAVPRVTPLLCPSSWPNQLVCCPHGGYLIPPPSISKSEQACANAYPRAHHKHRRRRRNTNPKLDQVELVEPIVQKRNQSQNLLVGGRLTQENEHPYMCALGWPSRTNRWIHEHGSSKRRYMFNCGCAMIAPRFAITAAHCASVGGEPPSVALIGGVELNSGRGQLIEIKRISQHPHFDAETLTNDLAVVKLARRSHMPVACLWNQESLPERPLTALGYGQTKFAGPHSNNLLQIMLYHLNFQQCQRYLQNYDKLANGLGSGQMCAGDYSGRMDTCQGDSGGPLLLHQHMRHHHQTIPYVVGITSFGGACASGQPGVYVRIAHYIPWIEQQVWP, encoded by the exons TTGCTTCTAGAGTTCGTCTTAATTTCGGCGTCATC ATATGCACAGAATGCGCCTTGGAACGCAGTAGCTCCATCGTATCTATCGATTGACATCTACGGAAATTGCCAAGCCCACGATCGTCCGCTGATTGGGAAATGTGTGCGGTACGTGGATTGCATCAGTGCCATGCAGGCAGTGCCCCGGGTGACACCACTACTCTGTCCGTCCTCGTGGCCCAATCAGCTGGTTTGCTGTCCACACGGCGGATACTTGATACCACCGCCCAGCATCTCCAAGAGCGAACAAG CCTGTGCCAATGCCTATCCAAGAGCTCACCACAAGCACCGTCGACGCCGTCGGAATACGAACCCTAAACTGGATCAAGTGGAACTAGTTGAGCCAATTGTACAAAAGCGCAATCAGAGCCAGAATTTGCTGGTGGGCGGCAGACTCACCCAGGAGAACGAGCATCCCTATATG TGCGCCCTCGGTTGGCCGTCCCGCACAAACAGATGGATTCATGAGCACGGTTCCAGCAAGCGGCGGTACATGTTCAACTGTGGCTGCGCCATGATTGCGCCTCGGTTCGCCATAACGGCAGCCCACTGTGCCAGCGTCGGTGg GGAACCCCCGTCGGTGGCGTTGATTGGTGGCGTTGAGCTGAACAGCGGTCGCGGGCAATTGATTGAGATCAAGCGGATTAGCCAGCATCCGCACTTCGATGCGGAGACCCTTACCAATGACCTGGCGGTGGTCAAGTTGGCCAGGAGATCCCACATGCCAGTGGCCTGCCTGTGGAACCAGGAATCCCTGCCCGAGAGACCGCTCACTGCCCTGGGCTATGGACAAACCAAGTTCG CTGGCCCACACTCCAATAATCTACTGCAAATCATGCTTTACCACCTGAACTTCCAACAATGCCAGAGGTACTTGCAAAACTATGACAAACTGGCCAATGGCCTGGGATCGGGTCAGATGTGCGCGGGAGACTACTCCGGCCGTATGGACACCTGCCAG GGCGATTCCGGAGGACCCTTGTTGCTCCACCAACACATGCGCCATCATCACCAAACGATTCCCTATGTGGTGGGAATAACCTCCTTTGGAGGAGCCTGTGCATCCGGCCAGCCTGGAGTTTATGTGCGAATAGCGCACTACATTCCATGGATAGAACAACAAGTGTGGCCTTGA
- the LOC117144922 gene encoding serine protease snake: MADWKISWGCIALCVLLCVFRVCGQWEFTAQYPEPYPNPNPNPVPDPTRPPPPPNPPPCGRPPPGPPPPGPPPPGPPPGCPGGPPPQRQWGNGPRQWEPRRPPPNHHRNFHNIFLNTESKVDGENYNKTAETEDLHDDFNGRSIVAPGQYPHMAALGFRNENHEIDYKCGGSLISEDFVLTAAHCLITHGTSPDIVKIGDIKLKEWEDNVAPQRRRVAKIYLHPLYNASLNYHDIGLIQLNRPVEYTWFVRPVRLWPMNDIPYGKLHTMGYGSTGFAQPQTNILTELDLSVVPIEQCNSSLPADEGSPHGLLTSQICAHDYEKNRDTCQGDSGGPLQLNLERRRRRHRSRRHYRYYLVGITSYGAYCRSELPGVYTRVSSYIDWIASIVWPNYYSEFSNQ; this comes from the exons ATGGCGGATTGGAAGATATCTTGGGGCTGCATCGCACTCTGTGTGCTCCTGTGCGTATTCCGCGTGTGCGGACAGTGGGAGTTTACCGCCCAGTATCCGGAACCGTATCCCaatccaaatccgaatccAGTGCCGGATCCAACCAG accgccgccgccaccaaATCCTCCGCCATGTGGAAGACCACCGCCTGGACCTCCACCGCCGGGCCCGCCTCCACCTGGTCCTCCGCCCGGTTGCCCTGGAGGTCCGCCTCCGCAACGACAATGGGGCAATGGCCCCAGGCAGTGGGAACCACGTCGTCCGCCCCCCAATCACCATCGCAACTTCCACAACATCTTCCTGAACACCGAAAGCAAAGTGGATGGGGAGAACTACAACAAGACCGCGGAGACGGAGGATTTGCACGACGACTTCAATGGCCGATCCATTGTGGCACCTGGACAGTACCCGCACATG GCCGCTCTGGGATTCCGGAACGAGAACCACGAGATCGACTACAAATGCGGAGGAAGCCTCATCAGCGAAGACTTCGTGCTCACAGCTGCTCATTGCCTGATTACTCATGG CACCTCGCCCGACATCGTGAAAATCGGAGACATTAAGCTGAAGGAGTGGGAGGACAACGTGGCGCCCCAAAGACGACGTGTTGCCAAGATCTATCTGCACCCACTGTACAATGCGAGTCTCAACTACCATGACATCGGGCTCATCCAGCTGAATCGTCCGGTGGAATACACCTGGTTTGTGAGGCCAGTTCGCCTGTGGCCCATGAACGACATTCCATACGGCAAGCTGCACACCATGGGCTATGGCTCGACGGGATTCGCCCAGCCGCAGACGAACATACTCACGGAACTGGATCTCTCGGTGGTGCCCATTGAGCAGTGTAACTCCAGTCTGCCCGCCGACGAAGGTTCTCCACACGGATTACTCACAAGTCAGATATGCGCCCATGACTATGAGAAAAATCGCGATACTTGCCAG gGCGATTCTGGAGGACCGCTTCAACTGAACTTGGAACGTCGACGTCGAAGGCACAGAAGTCGTAGACACTATCGCTACTACCTGGTGGGCATCACTTCGTATGGAGCCTATTGTCGCAGTGAACTTCCTG GTGTTTATACGCGTGTTTCATCCTATATCGATTGGATAGCATCTATAGTGTGGCCTAATTATTATAGCGAATTTAGTAATCAATAA
- the LOC117144921 gene encoding serine protease snake isoform X2, whose amino-acid sequence MIILWSLIVHLQLTCLHLILQTPNLEALDALEIINYQTTKYTIPEVWKEQPLATIGEDVDDQVDEDEESYLKFGDDAEVRTSVSEGLHEGAFCRRSFDGRSGYCILAYQCLHVIREYRVHGTRIDICTHRNNVPVICCPLADKHVLAQRISATKCQEYNAAARRLHLADTGRTFSGKQCVPSVPLIVGGTPTRHGLFPHMAALGWTQGSGSKDQDIKWGCGGALVSELYVLTAAHCATSANHRTWFAWALAS is encoded by the exons ATGATAATACTTTGGTCCCTAATCGTGCATCTTCAATTGACATGCTTGCACTTAATCCTGCAGACTCCAAATCTTGAGG CTCTCGATGCCCTTGAAATAATCAACTACCAGACCACCAAGTACACAATTCCCGAAGTTTGGAAAGAGCAGCCGTTGGCCACCATTGGCGAGGACGTAGATGACCAGGTCGACGAAGATGAGGAAAGCTATCTGAAGTTCGGCGACGATGCCGAGGTTCGAACTTCGGTTTCGGAAGGACTGCACGAGGGTGCCTTCTGTCGGCGGAGCTTCGATGGCCGGAGTGGATACTGCATCCTGGCCTACCAGTGCCTTCACGTCATCCGGGAGTATCGGGTGCATGGCACTCGCATCGACATCTGCACCCATCGCAACAATGTCCCTGTCATCTGTTGTCCATTGGCGGACAAGCATGTGCTGGCTCAGCGCATAAGTGCCACCA AGTGCCAGGAGTACAATGCTGCTGCCAGAAGGCTCCACTTGGCGGACACCGGACGCACATTCTCTGGGAAGCAGTGCGTGCCCAGTGTTCCGCTGATAGTCGGTGGAACACCCACTCGGCACGGACTCTTCCCCCACATGGCCGCCTTGGGATGGACGCAGGGCAGTGGCTCCAAGGATCAGGATATAAAGTGGGGCTGTGGAGGCGCCCTGGTTAGCGAACTGTATGTCCTGACCGCTGCCCACTGTGCCACCTCTG CAAACCACCGGACATGGTTCGCTTGGGCGCTCGCCAGTTGA